From Pseudothermotoga thermarum DSM 5069, a single genomic window includes:
- a CDS encoding ABC transporter permease, which translates to MEKNVKTVQISYWKDVWRRLKKKKPAMFGLVVIIIFTLMAIFAPLIAPADPNKIDLDNRLKPPGSPSRICKNGIYILGSDEFGRDIFSRIIYGSRISLSIGILTQAIVTVIGIAMGAIAGYYGGKIDMIIMRVVDILFAFPDLLFYIGIMFALGPGIYNLFIAISVLGWASRARLIRSQVLAIKETEYIEAAKAQGLSDFRIIVKHILPNCIGVIIVSVTLGIPSAILTEASLSFLGLGILPPTPSWGNMIYAARPYLRVNPLYSVWPGIAIMLSVFAFNLLGDGLRDVLDPRMRQ; encoded by the coding sequence ATGGAAAAAAACGTAAAAACTGTTCAAATTTCTTACTGGAAGGATGTTTGGAGAAGACTTAAAAAGAAAAAGCCGGCTATGTTTGGACTCGTGGTGATAATCATTTTCACGCTGATGGCAATTTTTGCCCCCCTAATAGCTCCAGCAGACCCAAACAAAATAGATCTTGACAATCGTCTAAAGCCTCCTGGATCACCTTCGAGAATTTGCAAAAATGGAATTTACATACTTGGTTCTGATGAGTTTGGAAGAGATATATTTTCCAGGATAATTTACGGTTCAAGGATTTCGTTGAGCATAGGAATTTTGACACAGGCAATAGTTACAGTAATAGGAATTGCGATGGGAGCTATAGCAGGTTATTACGGAGGCAAAATCGATATGATAATAATGCGAGTTGTTGATATACTCTTTGCCTTTCCGGATCTTTTGTTTTACATTGGAATAATGTTTGCCCTTGGTCCTGGTATTTACAACCTATTCATCGCTATTTCAGTACTTGGATGGGCTAGCAGAGCAAGGTTGATAAGAAGCCAAGTATTAGCGATAAAGGAAACCGAATACATCGAAGCAGCAAAAGCCCAGGGGTTGTCTGATTTCAGGATAATCGTAAAGCATATTCTTCCAAACTGTATAGGTGTAATAATAGTTTCCGTGACACTTGGTATCCCATCCGCGATTTTAACCGAAGCTTCTCTTTCATTCCTTGGCTTGGGCATCCTGCCACCAACGCCAAGTTGGGGAAACATGATATATGCAGCAAGGCCTTATCTTCGAGTTAATCCACTCTACTCGGTCTGGCCAGGTATTGCCATCATGCTCAGCGTTTTTGCGTTCAATTTGCTTGGCGATGGGTTAAGAGATGTCCTTGACCCAAGGATGAGGCAATGA
- a CDS encoding C40 family peptidase gives MKYKMLVIISLMILSTLYFGSDQKMESTKIGEVVENVKKTVELLRKEMKIDPRETVFVLNVKEESGKVVLEGKISDINVKEKILNEIQTRFLNVEIKVEQLPSKKLGEKICAVVAVPVLNLGEAPWKDQGKHVVTQARMGELLKLFDEKEGWYLVQMEDNYLGWVYGERIWICDEKELNKFLSNKFALITAKMTPAFASLDGVVAFDKQLVQGTLLPILEHDERWSKLLVPGGREIYVKSQDIKVFPTRDAAFSEKRDAQYIIEIAKQYLGLPYLWGGTTAYGFDCSGFTQFCFKMAGYFLRRDADMQFEQGIPIMDRKELKPGDLVFFQTYKPGPSHVGIYIGDMKYIHSGSNGVAINSFDPSAPDYSQSLDLRYIGARRILP, from the coding sequence ATGAAGTACAAAATGTTGGTGATAATTTCTCTGATGATCCTTTCAACACTTTATTTTGGGAGTGATCAAAAAATGGAAAGTACAAAAATTGGGGAAGTCGTAGAAAACGTTAAAAAAACGGTTGAACTGCTGAGAAAGGAAATGAAAATCGATCCAAGGGAAACCGTGTTTGTATTAAACGTGAAGGAAGAAAGTGGAAAAGTTGTTTTGGAAGGAAAAATAAGTGATATCAATGTCAAAGAAAAGATTCTAAACGAGATTCAAACAAGGTTCTTAAACGTTGAAATCAAGGTAGAACAGCTTCCATCAAAAAAACTTGGCGAGAAGATTTGCGCTGTGGTGGCTGTTCCTGTTTTGAACCTTGGAGAAGCTCCGTGGAAAGATCAGGGCAAACATGTTGTTACACAAGCGCGAATGGGTGAGCTTTTGAAACTTTTTGACGAGAAAGAAGGATGGTACCTTGTTCAAATGGAAGACAACTACCTTGGATGGGTTTACGGCGAGAGAATATGGATTTGCGACGAAAAAGAGTTAAACAAATTTCTTTCCAACAAATTTGCCTTGATAACAGCCAAGATGACGCCAGCATTCGCCAGTTTAGACGGTGTTGTGGCCTTCGATAAGCAATTAGTCCAAGGTACTTTGCTACCAATCCTTGAACATGATGAAAGATGGTCAAAACTTTTAGTTCCAGGTGGCAGAGAAATTTACGTGAAAAGTCAAGACATAAAAGTCTTCCCCACGCGCGATGCTGCTTTCAGCGAGAAAAGAGATGCTCAATACATAATCGAGATAGCCAAGCAATACCTGGGCTTACCTTACCTTTGGGGTGGAACAACTGCCTATGGTTTTGATTGTTCTGGTTTTACGCAGTTTTGCTTCAAGATGGCAGGTTATTTCCTAAGAAGGGACGCCGACATGCAATTCGAACAAGGCATACCGATCATGGATAGAAAGGAACTAAAACCGGGAGATTTGGTCTTTTTCCAAACCTACAAACCTGGTCCCTCACACGTTGGAATTTACATTGGCGATATGAAGTACATCCACTCCGGAAGTAACGGTGTTGCTATAAACAGTTTTGATCCTTCTGCTCCCGATTATTCCCAAAGCTTGGATCTTAGATACATTGGAGCTAGAAGGATCCTTCCATAA
- the nikB gene encoding nickel ABC transporter permease has translation MLSYIVRRLILAIPVLLGVSLITFILLNVVPGDPVLEMVGKHADPATIERIRKQLGLDDPIIVQFGRFIFNAMRGDLGRSFKTNQPVMKMIMDTFPTTVKLALTSASVAIVIGIIVGIISAVKQDTIFDHTARIIALAGISAPVFWVAVVFQLIFGLKLKWFPISGYGTWKHMILPAFVLGIRFAASIARYTRSTLLDVIRQDYIRTARAKGLSERAVIFGHALKNALIPVVTIIGMQIGGLLTGSFLVETIFAIPGLGRLSILALSNRDYPLVQGTVLFTAVVYTLANLIVDISYAFLDPRVRLQ, from the coding sequence GTGTTGTCTTACATCGTGCGAAGACTTATTCTCGCGATTCCAGTCTTGCTTGGAGTCTCTTTGATCACTTTCATATTGCTGAACGTTGTACCAGGAGATCCTGTGCTGGAAATGGTTGGTAAGCACGCTGATCCTGCCACCATAGAGAGAATTAGAAAACAACTTGGCTTGGATGATCCAATAATCGTTCAATTTGGAAGATTTATCTTCAACGCCATGCGTGGTGACCTTGGACGCTCATTCAAAACCAACCAACCTGTTATGAAAATGATAATGGATACTTTCCCCACTACGGTGAAACTCGCGCTGACTTCAGCAAGTGTGGCAATCGTGATTGGAATAATCGTGGGAATAATATCAGCGGTTAAACAAGATACAATTTTTGACCATACAGCAAGAATAATAGCTTTAGCCGGCATTAGTGCGCCTGTTTTCTGGGTTGCGGTGGTTTTTCAACTGATCTTCGGCCTTAAACTAAAATGGTTTCCAATATCTGGTTACGGCACGTGGAAACACATGATATTACCAGCTTTTGTCTTGGGAATAAGATTTGCTGCATCGATTGCTAGATACACCAGAAGCACTCTTCTTGACGTCATAAGACAAGATTACATTCGAACCGCAAGGGCTAAAGGTCTTTCAGAAAGAGCTGTGATTTTTGGGCATGCACTTAAAAATGCATTGATACCTGTGGTAACCATTATTGGAATGCAAATAGGGGGATTGCTAACTGGATCTTTTCTGGTGGAAACGATCTTCGCCATACCTGGCTTAGGAAGGTTGTCCATACTGGCACTCTCGAACCGTGATTATCCACTCGTTCAGGGTACAGTTCTATTCACGGCAGTTGTTTACACGTTGGCCAACTTAATCGTTGACATATCGTACGCCTTCCTCGACCCAAGAGTTAGGCTTCAATAA